A stretch of Alligator mississippiensis isolate rAllMis1 chromosome 14, rAllMis1, whole genome shotgun sequence DNA encodes these proteins:
- the PAFAH1B1 gene encoding platelet-activating factor acetylhydrolase IB subunit beta — MVLSQRQRDELNRAIADYLRSNGYEEAYSVFKKEAELDVNEELDKKYAGLLEKKWTSVIRLQKKVMELESKLNEAKEEFTSGGPLGQKRDPKEWIPRPPEKYALSGHRSPVTRVIFHPVFSVMVSASEDATIKVWDYETGDFERTLKGHTDSVQDISFDHSGKLLASCSADMTIKLWDFQGFECIRTMHGHDHNVSSVAIMPNGDHIVSASRDKTIKMWEVQTGYCVKTFTGHREWVRMVRPNQDGTLIASCSNDQTVRVWVVATKECKAELREHEHVVECISWAPESSYSTISEATGSETKKSGKPGPFLLSGSRDKTIKMWDISTGMCLMTLVGHDNWVRGVLFHSGGKFILSCADDKTLRVWDYKNKRCMKSLNAHEHFVTSLDFHKTAPYVVTGSVDQTVKVWECR, encoded by the exons ATGGTGCTGTCACAAAGGCAACGAGATGAACT AAATCGAGCAATAGCAGATTATCTTCGTTCTAATGGCTATGAAGAAGcatattcagtttttaaaaaggaagctGAATTAGATGTG AACGAAGAGCTAGATAAGAAGTACGCTGGACTTCTGGAGAAAAAATGGACATCAGTTATAAGATTACAAAAGAAG GTTATGGAATTGGAATCCAAACTAAATGAAGCAAAGGAAGAATTCACATCAGGTGGACCTCTTGGTCAGAAACGAGACCCTAAAGAATGGATCCCTCGTCCTCCAGAGAAGTATGCATTGAGTGGACATAGGAGTCCTGTCACTCGAGTAATTTTCCATCCAGTTTTCAGTGTTATGGTCTCTGCTTCAGAGGATGCCACAATAAAG GTGTGGGATTACGAGACAGGCGATTTTGAACGAACCCTTAAGGGACACACAGACTCTGTGCAGGATATTTCCTTTGACCACAGTGGCAAACTATTGGCCTCTTGTTCTGCTGATATGACCATTAAGCTATGGGATTTCCAGGGCTTTGAGTGCATCAGAACCATGCATG GTCATGATCATAATGTTTCTTCAGTAGCCATCATGCCCAATGGAGATCATATAGTCTCTGCCTCGAGGGATAAAACTATCAAAATGTGGGAGGTTCAAACAGG TTATTGTGTGAAGACTTTTACGGGACACAGAGAATGGGTGCGCATGGTGCGGCCTAACCAAGATGGCACCCTGATTGCCAGTTGTTCTAATGACCAGACGGTGCGTGTTTGGGTAGTAGCAACAAAGGAGTGCAAAGCTGAGCTCCGAGAACATGAGCATGTGGTAGAATGCATTTCTTGGGCTCCCGAGAGCTCATACTCCACCATATCGGAAGCCACAGGATCAGAG ACTAAGAAAAGCGGTAAGCCTGGGCCTTTTCTGCTGTCTGGATCCAGAGACAAAACCATTAAGATGTGGGACATTAGCACTGGCATGTGCCTTATGACACTT GTGGGCCATGATAACTGGGTACGTGGAGTTCTGTTCCATTCTGGGGGGAAATTTATTTTGAGCTGTGCTGATGACAAGACCCTACGTGTTTGGGACTACAAGAACAAACGATGCATGAAAAGCCTCAATGCGCACGAACACTTTGTTACCTCTTTGG